Proteins encoded by one window of Phytohabitans houttuyneae:
- a CDS encoding glycosyl hydrolase family 95 catalytic domain-containing protein — protein sequence MRPIRRSMPFAAAGLLALSLAAVVGPSGPASAAPTDAAFNNGTGALNVNYAGYMSKHDIVYNRPNTNPLHGLTVGNGRTGAMVWQQNGLSMQVSGVDLAQQSTYAAGIVNLFSNPQLDSGYTTYQQRLSLYDGTLTTRYDGNRTVTIMGSPNSEVMGIHVEDTRPGVSSVGLDLSLWDPNTVQNIADVPNLQTWRTVSTFADAAGVGLSRGQADPNNFGYTLAATVEGASYTSQVVNGTRVRLNITPTSSYTIWFTAASRINSPGLNSVTQARNQLAAVKSTGYNTTLNNYRNWWHNFWARSFVQYSNAGGDADYLENAYYLATYMIAAGGHGNYPLHFINGVFRATQDNSKWSNGYWYWNQRDVYNSFLASNHVDLISTFNRLYSRNYNALKAYTQTRYGIDGLWVPETMGWDGNARGTINSDYVNDTMSTGTEAAYNMYLQYRYTNDTAYLRDVAYPYMREAVKFYQRKLSVDGSGRYYMASSNAHETYWDVRNAITDLAAVRLLFPLTIQVSTQLGLDSGLRAGWQNVVNNLAPYQIQNGAYLPHDPPSSPTRNGENVALELVWPYDQTGIGYPDYQTAVNTWNVRPFPYGNVWANDHVHAARLGLGQQAFQGMRTMLQKYQNYPNGMTNNTNGVFEYLGIHLAAMNESLMQSYNDKIRVFPAIPSDSSFNGKFTLLAKDGFLVSSEREASETKYVGLRSLHGKQARVVNPWGTQEIRVRRTSDNAILATTTANEVTFATAANTVYVVERTAKPLTSYSATTLSGSANQGVKSLSGTASTLGIGTPGGGGPGPSTQVSLRSRANNMYVQAGSGGAGPLQASVTAIGLWEQFDMMDLGGGNIALRARVNNQLVSADNAGANPLIANKAAVGSWETFALIRNSDGTVSLRAQVNNMYVCAENAGAAPLIANRTAIGPWEKFDLITS from the coding sequence ATGAGACCCATCCGCCGAAGTATGCCCTTTGCCGCCGCGGGCCTCCTCGCCCTCTCCCTCGCGGCAGTCGTGGGCCCCTCGGGCCCGGCATCGGCCGCACCGACGGACGCCGCGTTCAACAACGGCACCGGTGCGCTCAACGTCAACTACGCCGGCTACATGTCCAAACACGACATCGTCTACAACCGGCCGAACACCAACCCGCTGCACGGGCTGACCGTCGGCAACGGCCGCACCGGCGCCATGGTGTGGCAGCAGAACGGCCTCTCGATGCAGGTGTCCGGTGTGGACCTGGCACAGCAGTCCACGTACGCGGCCGGCATCGTCAACCTCTTCAGCAACCCGCAGCTGGACTCCGGCTACACCACGTACCAGCAGCGCCTGTCACTCTACGACGGCACGCTGACGACCAGGTACGACGGCAACCGCACGGTGACCATCATGGGCTCGCCCAACTCCGAGGTGATGGGCATCCACGTGGAGGACACCCGTCCCGGTGTGAGCAGCGTCGGGCTGGACCTGAGCCTGTGGGACCCCAACACCGTGCAGAACATCGCGGACGTGCCCAACCTGCAGACGTGGCGCACGGTCAGCACGTTCGCCGACGCGGCGGGCGTGGGGCTGAGCCGCGGCCAGGCCGACCCCAACAACTTCGGGTACACGCTCGCGGCCACTGTGGAAGGTGCGAGCTACACCTCGCAGGTGGTCAACGGCACCCGCGTGCGGCTGAACATCACGCCCACGTCGAGCTACACGATCTGGTTCACCGCGGCCAGCCGCATCAACTCCCCCGGCCTCAACTCGGTGACGCAGGCCCGCAACCAGCTCGCCGCCGTCAAGAGCACCGGGTACAACACGACGCTCAACAACTACCGCAACTGGTGGCACAACTTCTGGGCCAGGTCGTTCGTGCAGTACTCCAACGCGGGCGGCGACGCCGACTACCTGGAGAACGCCTACTACCTGGCCACGTACATGATCGCGGCGGGTGGCCACGGCAACTACCCGCTGCACTTCATCAACGGCGTCTTCCGCGCCACCCAGGACAACTCCAAGTGGAGCAACGGGTACTGGTACTGGAACCAGCGGGACGTCTACAACTCGTTCCTGGCGTCCAACCACGTCGACCTGATATCCACGTTCAACCGCCTCTACAGCCGCAACTACAACGCGCTCAAGGCGTACACGCAGACGCGGTACGGCATCGACGGGCTGTGGGTACCGGAGACGATGGGCTGGGACGGCAACGCCCGCGGCACCATCAACAGCGACTACGTCAACGACACGATGTCGACCGGCACCGAGGCCGCGTACAACATGTACCTGCAGTACCGGTACACCAACGACACCGCCTACCTGCGTGACGTGGCGTACCCGTACATGCGTGAAGCGGTCAAGTTCTACCAGCGCAAGCTCTCCGTCGACGGCAGCGGCCGCTACTACATGGCCAGCTCGAACGCGCACGAGACGTACTGGGACGTGCGCAACGCCATCACCGACCTCGCCGCCGTGCGGCTGCTCTTCCCGCTGACCATCCAGGTGAGCACGCAGCTCGGGCTCGACAGTGGACTGCGCGCCGGCTGGCAGAACGTGGTGAACAACCTCGCGCCGTACCAGATCCAGAACGGCGCGTACCTGCCGCACGACCCGCCCTCGTCGCCGACCCGCAACGGCGAGAACGTGGCGCTCGAGCTCGTCTGGCCGTACGACCAGACCGGCATCGGCTACCCCGACTACCAGACCGCGGTGAACACCTGGAACGTGCGGCCCTTCCCGTACGGCAACGTGTGGGCCAACGACCACGTGCACGCCGCCCGGCTCGGTCTCGGGCAGCAGGCGTTCCAGGGCATGCGGACGATGCTCCAGAAGTACCAGAACTACCCCAACGGCATGACCAACAACACCAACGGGGTCTTCGAGTACCTGGGCATCCACCTCGCCGCGATGAACGAGTCGCTGATGCAGTCGTACAACGACAAGATCCGGGTCTTCCCCGCGATCCCGAGCGACTCCTCGTTCAACGGCAAGTTCACGCTCCTGGCCAAGGACGGCTTCCTCGTCAGCTCGGAGCGGGAGGCGAGCGAGACCAAGTACGTCGGGCTGCGCAGCCTGCACGGCAAGCAGGCGCGGGTGGTCAACCCGTGGGGCACCCAGGAGATCCGGGTGCGCCGCACGTCGGACAACGCGATCCTCGCCACCACCACGGCCAACGAGGTGACCTTCGCGACAGCGGCCAACACCGTGTACGTGGTCGAGCGCACCGCCAAGCCGCTGACCAGCTACTCAGCCACGACGCTGAGCGGCTCGGCCAACCAGGGCGTCAAGTCCCTCAGCGGTACCGCCTCCACGCTCGGCATCGGCACGCCGGGCGGCGGCGGCCCCGGACCGTCCACTCAGGTCAGTCTCCGCTCACGGGCGAACAACATGTACGTGCAGGCGGGAAGTGGCGGCGCCGGCCCGCTGCAGGCCAGCGTGACCGCGATCGGGCTCTGGGAGCAGTTCGACATGATGGACCTCGGTGGCGGCAACATCGCGCTCCGGGCCCGGGTCAACAACCAGCTCGTCAGCGCGGACAACGCCGGCGCCAACCCGCTGATCGCCAACAAGGCGGCGGTCGGGTCGTGGGAAACGTTCGCCCTGATCCGCAACTCGGACGGCACGGTCAGCCTGCGCGCGCAGGTCAACAACATGTACGTCTGCGCCGAGAACGCAGGTGCCGCCCCGCTCATCGCGAACCGGACGGCCATCGGGCCGTGGGAGAAGTTCGACCTCATCACGAGCTGA
- a CDS encoding ricin-type beta-trefoil lectin domain protein, protein MPFTRRWRALAMAALTALVVVPAQPAAAAPPPTSGFEKVRLDGGLSMGEPIELAVLPDHKVLYINRGTSAGGGQVRLYNPATRTTSVALTLQLDARFEDGLIGITIHPQFATNRWVYIFYSPAVTPLVNRISRFTFNPSTNTLGAEDMIIEWPTERRLCCHSAGSMSWDSSNNLYVAVGDNTNSGGDSAGMAPIDERTSRDAQYDAQRTSGNTNDLRGKINRIHPEANGTYTVPAGNLFPQGTANTRPEIYVMGVRNPYRIFVDRKAGNTLYWGEVGPDAGATIANRGPAAYDEFNRATAPGNYGWPYCGGPNVAYNDWDFATNAPRGWFPCGGSTGPVNNSPRNTGLQQLPPTRPALVWEQHGGSREWPQLDNPGGCGSPNHVEVYHYDPNLVSDVKWPQYYDNKWLISEYCRNWVKEVQFNNGNPATGTPTVIEPVLAGMSFVHPIDWEFGPDGSLYMLEYGSGYFSGAPDAGLYKINYISGGRSPIAKLTANPDSGTTPLQVSFSSAGSSDPDGNPLAYAWDFTDNGSVDSTAANPTFTYPSAGSYLARLTVNDGTGRSGTATLPIVVGNTRPTVTIGGLPNGGLFSWQDNLAVTASATDPQDGAIACGSVVVRAALGHQEHAHEEGEGTGCGATFNTGPVHAGPDSVLFFVIRGSYTDRGASGTVPLTGEREITLWPKQWQAEHYVSLNGPQVIAAAGAEGGFRLGDIQNGEYVRHHGVSLKGITQVRARVSSGDAGGTISFRLDSPTGTEVARVTVPSTGGWDTYRDITANITKPDDNTHDLYIVFNGPAGAAFLDLDSYTFVGPGVGTPGTPTGPRTGPIRALGKCADVNGGATADGTRIQIWDCNGAAQQSWTVGTDGTIRALGKCMDVQASGTANGTKIHLYTCNGTGAQQWAAQPNGALRNPQSGRCLDIPASNVTNGTQLQIYDCNGTGAQTWTVP, encoded by the coding sequence ATGCCCTTCACGCGTCGATGGCGCGCGCTCGCGATGGCCGCACTGACCGCGCTGGTCGTCGTCCCGGCACAGCCCGCGGCCGCCGCACCACCCCCGACGAGCGGCTTCGAGAAGGTACGCCTGGACGGCGGCCTGTCGATGGGCGAGCCGATCGAGCTCGCCGTCCTCCCCGACCACAAGGTCCTCTACATCAACCGCGGCACGAGCGCCGGCGGCGGCCAGGTGCGCCTGTACAACCCGGCCACCCGCACCACATCCGTCGCGCTGACCCTGCAGCTGGACGCCCGCTTCGAGGACGGGCTGATCGGCATCACGATCCACCCGCAGTTCGCCACCAACCGGTGGGTCTACATCTTCTACTCCCCCGCCGTGACGCCGCTGGTGAACCGGATCTCGCGGTTCACCTTCAACCCGAGCACCAACACGCTCGGCGCCGAAGACATGATCATCGAGTGGCCGACCGAGCGGCGGCTGTGCTGCCACTCAGCCGGTTCGATGAGCTGGGACAGCAGCAACAACCTGTACGTCGCGGTCGGCGACAACACGAACTCCGGCGGCGACTCGGCCGGCATGGCGCCGATCGACGAGCGCACCAGCCGGGACGCGCAGTACGACGCGCAGCGCACCTCGGGCAACACCAACGACCTGCGTGGGAAGATCAACCGGATCCACCCGGAGGCGAACGGCACGTACACGGTCCCCGCCGGCAACCTCTTCCCGCAGGGCACGGCGAACACCCGCCCCGAGATCTACGTGATGGGCGTGCGCAACCCGTACCGCATCTTCGTCGACCGCAAGGCCGGCAACACCCTCTACTGGGGCGAGGTCGGCCCGGACGCCGGCGCGACGATCGCCAACCGCGGCCCGGCCGCCTACGACGAGTTCAACCGCGCCACCGCGCCGGGCAACTACGGCTGGCCGTACTGCGGCGGGCCGAACGTGGCGTACAACGACTGGGACTTCGCGACCAACGCGCCGCGGGGCTGGTTCCCCTGTGGAGGGTCGACCGGTCCGGTCAACAACTCGCCGCGCAACACCGGCCTGCAGCAGCTGCCGCCGACCAGGCCGGCGCTGGTGTGGGAGCAGCACGGCGGCAGCCGCGAGTGGCCCCAGCTGGACAACCCGGGTGGCTGCGGCTCGCCCAACCACGTCGAGGTGTACCACTACGACCCCAACCTCGTCTCGGACGTGAAGTGGCCGCAGTACTACGACAACAAGTGGCTGATCTCCGAGTACTGCCGCAACTGGGTCAAAGAGGTGCAGTTCAACAACGGCAACCCGGCCACGGGTACGCCGACGGTGATCGAGCCGGTGCTCGCCGGCATGAGCTTCGTGCACCCGATCGACTGGGAGTTCGGGCCCGACGGCTCGCTCTACATGCTGGAGTACGGCAGCGGCTACTTCTCCGGCGCGCCGGACGCGGGGCTGTACAAAATCAACTACATCTCCGGCGGCCGCTCGCCGATCGCGAAGCTGACCGCCAACCCGGACAGCGGCACCACCCCGCTCCAGGTGAGCTTCTCCAGCGCCGGAAGCAGTGACCCGGACGGCAACCCGCTCGCCTACGCGTGGGACTTCACCGACAACGGCAGCGTCGACTCGACGGCGGCCAACCCCACGTTCACGTACCCGTCGGCCGGCTCCTACCTGGCCCGGCTGACCGTGAACGACGGCACCGGGCGCTCCGGCACGGCGACCCTGCCGATCGTCGTCGGCAACACGAGGCCGACCGTCACGATCGGCGGGCTGCCCAACGGCGGCCTCTTCTCGTGGCAGGACAACCTCGCCGTGACCGCGTCCGCGACCGACCCGCAGGACGGCGCGATCGCCTGCGGCAGCGTCGTGGTGCGGGCCGCGCTCGGCCACCAGGAGCACGCGCACGAGGAGGGCGAGGGCACCGGCTGCGGTGCCACGTTCAACACCGGCCCGGTGCACGCCGGACCGGACTCGGTGCTGTTCTTCGTGATCCGGGGCAGCTACACCGACCGGGGCGCGTCCGGCACCGTGCCGCTGACCGGCGAGCGGGAGATCACCCTGTGGCCCAAGCAGTGGCAGGCGGAGCACTACGTCTCACTCAACGGCCCGCAGGTGATCGCGGCCGCCGGCGCCGAGGGCGGCTTCCGGCTCGGCGACATCCAAAATGGAGAGTACGTGCGGCACCACGGCGTGAGCCTCAAGGGCATCACCCAGGTGCGGGCGCGGGTGTCGTCGGGTGACGCGGGCGGCACGATCTCCTTCCGCCTCGACTCGCCGACCGGCACCGAGGTGGCCCGCGTGACCGTCCCGAGCACCGGCGGCTGGGACACGTACCGGGACATCACCGCGAACATCACCAAGCCGGACGACAACACGCACGACCTGTACATCGTCTTCAACGGCCCGGCCGGCGCGGCGTTCCTCGACCTGGACAGCTACACGTTCGTCGGTCCCGGCGTCGGCACGCCCGGCACGCCGACCGGCCCGCGCACCGGCCCGATCCGGGCGCTCGGCAAGTGCGCGGACGTCAACGGCGGGGCGACCGCCGACGGTACCCGGATCCAGATCTGGGACTGCAACGGCGCCGCGCAGCAGAGCTGGACCGTCGGCACCGACGGCACGATCCGCGCGCTCGGCAAGTGCATGGACGTGCAGGCGAGCGGGACGGCCAACGGCACGAAGATCCACCTGTACACCTGCAACGGCACCGGCGCCCAGCAGTGGGCGGCCCAGCCGAACGGCGCGCTCCGCAACCCCCAGTCCGGGCGCTGCCTGGACATCCCCGCGTCGAACGTCACAAACGGAACCCAACTCCAGATCTACGACTGCAACGGCACCGGGGCGCAGACCTGGACGGTGCCCTGA